From the Paraflavitalea soli genome, the window CCTTGCCTGATCATGATTATTTAGACGGAGCGCCAAACTTCAGGCGCTCATACCTGATCCTGGTGCCAAAGAAACGCTTGTACTTTATCACAAACAGGTTATCATATTCACTATCCTGCAGATCGGCGGGAATGGTATTTGCATTGGTAAGCCCGTTCACAATATTGTCTACCGTGTTGCTGTGGCCAACAATGAGCGTATTGTATTTTATGGCCTTTAGCTGCCTTATAAAGGCCGAATCAGGCAGGGGGCCATAAGTTTGTATGCTCAGCGAACGGAAGCTCCGCAGGGGCTCTGCCGTGGTCCTGGTACGCACCGTGTTGGTAGAAAAAATATATTCTATTTTTTTATCCTGTAATACCTCTTTCAAAGCCTGCGCCCGCTCCTGTCCGGCCTCGCTGAGCGGGGGATCATTAGGCGTAGACATAGTGGTTCCGGGAGATGCAACAGCCTTTTCCGCATGGCGTACTACATAATAAGTATGGCCGCAGGACGTTAGCAATAAGAACAAGGCTAAAACAGTGAGAATTGGTTTCATTTATGGGGTTTTAACATTTTAAAATTAAACGTCATTTCGTAACAGCCGTCTATTTTCGTATATTCAATTTACCGCTAAACCAAATTACCTGATGAATTGACCATGCTATCGCCCGATTGTTGCACCATACGACTAGAAACAGGCTTAGCAGTACCCGATAGCACCGGCCACCTCATCTGATCTTAAATTATTACCAGATGAAGACACTCTCCGAAACCTGGTTTGCCGATGGTTACATTGACTTTGAGCTCAAAAAGTACACCCTGCTGGCTTATTTACAGGAAGTAAACAAGTATTTTGACGCCAATAGGCTCTATCCCCAGCTGGCAGACATTATTTTCCACTATAATAACCTGGTAGCCTTCCGCGAAAACAAGAAATACCTCCAGGAACAGTTCCCCAAAAAACTCACCGGTATCCAGCTCGAAAAGCTGCAGGTATTATACGAACAGATCATCGAAGATGATGAAATGATGCAGGAACTGGAAGACATCATCAATTACTCTACCGGCGAGATGAAAACCGCCATCAGCAATGGTACAGAGATCTACGAGTTTGTGGAGAATAAACTCACCATTTTCCCCGTAGGCCTCATTCCCCTGGATGTTCGACAGGGTTATTTCTTCCTGAGTGAAGGTACCCACCGCAACACTCGTGTGTACCAATACCGCCTCAGTATTTTTGAAAAGCACGATGAGAAATACAGGGCTATAAAAACGGACTATATCGACCAATGGGAAAGGAATATCGTCAACACCTACGAGAATATTAAGGCCGAACTGATCCGCAACAAAAGAGACCTGCCCAACCCGGCCGTCTATTCCATAGAGACCGAACTTACCTTCCCCGTGGACGAGACCTTACTACCCGTGGCAAAACGTAGCCTGGTAAGGTATATTTCCACGGCGGCATAAGAGAAGTCGGGAAGTCAGTAAAGTCCGAAAGTCAGTAAGCATGTTCGATTTGATCGAAGATACTTACTGACTTTCGAATTTCTGGTCTTACGGACTTCCGGTCTTACCGACTTCCGGACTTCTGCCTTCTGTATTATTCTAAATTCTGTATTCTATATTCTGTATTCTCTCCTCAAAATCCTTTCTTCTCTTCCAGCTCCGTACCCCAGTCAATCCCTTTATCCGTAGCAGGTACACCTTCCGCGATCCATTTGGCAGCCGGTGCTCCTTTCAGGAAATGGTCGAAGAACTGCGCCAGGCGGATGCTGAGGTCTTTGCGGTTCCTTCTTTCCACCAGGTTATGGTCTTCTCCATTGTATTGCAGCATCCAGGCTTTCTTACCCAGGCGGCGCAAGGCAGTAAAGTATTCTATGCCCTGGTACCAGGGAACGGCGCCATCTGCATCATTGTGCATAATGAGAATGGGAGTCGTCACCTTATCAGCCTTGAACAAAGGAGAGTTCTTCAGGTACAGGTCTGGTTTCTGCCACAACGTAGCACCAATACGGCTTTGCGAATGCTCATACTGGAACTGGCGGTTCAGGCCTGTTCCCCAGCGAATACCACCATAGGCGCTCGTCATATTGGCCACCGGAGCGCCGGCGCCTGCCGCAGCAAACATCTTTGTCCGCGTTACCAGGTAAGCTACCTGGTAGCCACCCCAGCTTTGTCCCTGGATTGCCATCTTGGTAGAATCAACCCAGGGCATTTTAGCCATGTGTTTGGCAGCCGATACTACTGAGTTATAAGCGCTTTCACCAGGCTCTCCGTTCTTATAATAAATATTGGGATCGAATACCAGGTATCCGTTACTGACAAAATAAGCAATGTTTACCGTAGAGGCGCTGGGTGCAGGAGCACGATAGTTATACAAGCCATCCGCGTCCTGTTCGTAGAAGTAGAAAATAACCGGATACTTCTTTTTAGGATCGAAGTTCTCAGGCTTGAATAACAATCCCTCTGCTTCTTTACCATCAAACATTTTCCATTTTACCAATTCCGAGGTGAGCCAGTTATAATCCTTCTGTTGTGGATTAATGGAACTGAGCCGCGTGAAGTTCTTAAAGTCCGATGTAGTAAATACATTGGCAGCTTCCTGCACATTCATACGTCCAAGAACAAAAGCATCAGCCTGCTTTGCCTTAACCGGAGGTATATGTGAATAAGGCTCCATTGATAACTGGATAGGATCACCAGCAACATTGATCTTCTTGGTATAATAACCATCGTATTTATTGGTACGGTTGAAGGCATCCAGCAGTATTTGCTCATCCGCTTTCAGGAAACGTGCTTCCCGGTCAGTACGCACATAACGCAATACCGTTCTATTCTTCTTACCATAGCCACCCGTTACATTCACGGGAAGCTTCTCACCTGTTGGATCTACCTGCCATATATCATAACGATCGTTGATCAATACAGCGGCATCATTCTCCAGCCAGCCCGCTGTACCGAAAGAAGAGGGATCATCCGGATGATCATCTTCATCATCATACAAATGCGTTGGCACTTTTTGCGTAATATTCCTGATGGTACCCGTACTTACCTGGTAAGTGAAATACTGTTTGCCAGGCATATCGTACCAGATCACAAAATTGCCTTTGGGAGATACACTAAAGAATCCTCTTTGCTTCTCTTTCACCAGTTTCTTCGAACCATCTTCCGTAGAGATGATATAGGCCCTTTGACGGGCAAATCCCTGCCATTGTGCTTCTACCCGGTTGCCTTTGCTGGAAGTACCCAATACAAAATTGGCATTTCCTTCATCTACCAGTTGAATATTCTCAGAGCTGTCAGTTCCCAGTTGAACCACTTTACCCGATGCAATATTCAATACCGAGGTATAACTTCTGCGCAGATCATTATTTAACTGTACCAATTGTTGCGGCTGCAGGTAATCATCATTATAATGCCAGATATCCAGGCGGGCCGTTTCAAAATCAACCAGGGTAGTGTCCTTAGGCTTTCTTATTTCTGCCAGACCAAAGAATAGTTTCTTAGCATCTTTGCTGAAAGTGAGCACGTAATTCTCACTCACACTAAGCCCTTTGCTTACACCAGCCGTAGAACGGTCTACCTGTATACGGGCACTGTCCATCCCCGGCTTATAATACCACAGCTTATAGAATTTGAGCAGCGCTTTCGTCACACTATCCCTTTCTGCTACGAATGCAAGTTGAGATCCTGTTTCATCCAGTGACACACTTTTCAGGTCATTGAATTTACGCATGATCGTATCCACTTTACCATCGGGCAAGCTGGTCCATAACAAGGCCGGAGCAGATGCGTTATTGCCATTCTGCTGCGTTGTTTTCAGGATCAGTACATTACCAGTCTGACTGAAATAATAATCACTTACCAGCTTATATATCTTTTCTTCCCCGGTATAAAGGTTACGCAATACGAGTTCAGTTCCTTCTTCCCCATCACTGGCAGCTGAAAAACTGGCGCCACCACCAAAGCGGCCTCCACCACGACCGCCACCGCCGCCGGCAGCTGGCCTGTTCCCGGCATTCGGTGCACCTGCTGCTGCATTATTATTGCCGGTATTGCTTCCTGCACCAGCTTCTCTCCTGGAAGCTGGCTGCAAAACAGCCAGTCCCTTTGTTTGCGCTTCAGTCACCTTTTTACGCAGGCTGTCTGCCACACGCGCCAGGCTATCTGCCGCACGCATAAGATTATTCAGTTGAGTAAGAGAATCCGGTCTTCCTGCAGGCCTCGTTGCTTCAGGCAGCGGCTTATCCAACAGGTAGGCCATCCATTGACCAGTCCCTTTCTCTGGTGATTTAAACGATTTGACACGGGCTATTTTTGTTACGCTGTCCTTACCCAACTCCACAATGCCCAGGCTGTCCTTAGGCATATCATTGGGTGTCTTCTTTTTGATCCGGGCGTCGCGCGTATCCTTGAAAAGCGGGCGTATCTTAAAGATGGCAAAACGATTGTCTTCCGTAATGGTGGCGCTATAGCCACGGGGCACTTCTTTCTTCCAGGAATTGTCAGCAGCCTGGAGCACCAGCGTACCATCCCCTTCCTGGGGTGTTACAGCATAAACCACATATTTTCCATTGTTGCTGATGGCCCGCTCACCGATGCTTTGCCAGCCATCGTATACAGAGTGATCGAGCGGCTTTTTTTGCGCCATGACCGAAAGGGAGCATAGCAAAACCGGTAGCAGGTAGTAGGATCGTCTCATTTTTTTGCGTTGGTTTGGGAATAAAATTAGGCTAAAGTACTATTGGACGGTTTTTATCATCAGGCATTGTGGCCGCTCATAAAGAAACAGCAATGCCGGCTGGCTCACCAGCCAGGCCAATCCCTTGAGTTATACGCTCGCTACCTGGGGCACTTTTTTATGTTCGCGGTATACAAGCCAGGTTTGTAACAACACCGATAGCACAATGAATAATAAGCCAATATAAAAAGCGCCCGTGAGCAGCTTATCTTCCCGGTATACGACAAAAGCCAGCGCAATGCCATACAGCGGTTCCAGGTTATAGGTAAGATTGACAGTAAAGGCCGATATTTTCCGGAGCGCATTCATCGACAGGTTAAATGCCAGCACCGTACAGAACCAGGCCAACACCAGCAGCCACCCAAGGTCACTGAGCGTAGGTAATATATGATCAGGTGGAAAATATTGTAAATAAAAGGGCAGCAATACACTGAGGAAAAGAAAGCCCCCGCTCAATTCATACAAGGTCACCGTTTCCGTAGTATGCCTTTGCAACAACTGCCGGTTACAGATCGGGAAGATACTGCCCAGCAAGGCCGAAATAAGCCCTACGATGATGCCGGTTTTGTATTGCGGATCAAAGTGAAAGATCAGAGATATGCCCACAATGGCAATGAGTCCCAGCAGCAGTTCCGTCCAGTTCATTTTCTTGCGTACAATAAGCGGCTCAATGATGGCTGTAAAAAATCCGATGGCAGAAAAGCAAACAAGGGCAACAGATACATTGGAGTATTTGATACTTCCATAGAAAGTGACCCAATGCAGCGCAGCAATAGCGCCAACACCCGTGATCTTCATGATCTCCCCAAAGGAAATCCGCTGTAATTTTTTCCGGAGAAAGAACAGGACCCATAAAGTAAGGGAGGTAAAAAGAAGGCGGTACCATACCAGCAATCCTTCATTCAAGGTAATTAAGCGGCCCAGGATGCCAGTAAATCCTGCCAGGAGCACAGCACCATGTAACTGAAGAAACGCTTTACGCATGCGGCAATATAGTCTGAAAGTCGGAAAAAGTCAGAAAGTCAGTAAGTATCTTCGATTAAATTGAACATACTTCCGGTCTTTCAAACTTGCGTTTTCCGGACTTACGGTCTTTCCGACTTCCGGACTTACTTAACCCATTTGATTTTTTGATCATCCCGTTGCATGGCGGGAAACACAGAAGTAGAGCTGTTGTTTTTAACGCGGTTGCGGTAGTCTTTGAAGAGACTGTACCAGCGGAGTTTGAGTACGCCAAGAATTCCTTCTTTGACAATGCCCTTGTGCATTTTGGAAGCGCCAAACTTACGGTCTTCGAAAATGATGGGCACTTCTTTGATCGTAAAGCCCAGTTTCCAGGCAGCAAATTTCATTTCGATCTGGAAAGCATAACCCAGGAACCGGATCTGGTCGAGGTTGATGGATTCCAATACTTCAGCCCGATAGCAAACAAAGCCAGCTGTGGTATCTTTTACCGGCATCCAGGTGATCAGCCGGGTATACAGAGAGCCTCCTTTGGAAAGTAAGATCCGGTTGCGCGGCCAGTTGACCGTACCACCACCCGCTACATAGCGGGAGCCAATAGCCATGTCAGCACCCTGCTTACAGGCTTCATACAAACGTTGCAGATCCGCAGGACTATGGGAAAAGTCGGCATCCATTTCAAAGATGAAACGGTAGCCGCGTGCCAGAGACCATTTAAAACCATGAATATAGGCCGTACCCAGACCCAATTTACCGGTTCTTTGTTCGAGGAATAACTGCCCGGGATAGTTTGATTGCAATGCCTTTACAATAGCAGCAGTACCGTCTGGAGATCCATCATCTATGACCAGTACATGAAAATCCTGCCGCAAGGCAAATATTGCGTCAATGATCAGCGCAATATTTTCGCGTTCATTATAAGTGGGTATGATTACTATTTTTTCCAAATCGGGCAATCAATGAGATTCACAAATTTACGACAATTACGGGGCTGGTTTTTACCCAAATTCCCCACATAAGGATTTTAGCCCTTCTTTAACAAGGTCCTATTGAATATCTCGGTGAGTTTCTGCTTGGTATGCATAGGAAAATCTCCTTTCATCATCCAATCATAATATTGAGGTTCAGCCTTTAGCACATCAGCTACCGCCCTTCCCTTGTGTTTTCCGAAATTAAACACCTCTACCCCGTTCTCCAATACCATCCGGCGTGCAAAATCCACCGTATTATCCTCTCCTATTACCTTCAGGATGCTTTCCACCGTATTGCCCAGTTGAGGATATTTGACCACCTGTGCTTCCAGCACTTCCCAGGTAGCGGTGGCATCTGCTTCTGCACCATGCGCGCCTTCCAGGGTCTTATTGCAGTAAAATTTGTAAGCGGCGCTCAAGGTACGCTGCTCCATCAGGTGAAATACTTTCTGTACATCTACCAGGCGGCGCCCCTTGAAATCAAAATCCAGCCCTACCCGCAGAAATTCTTCTGCCAGCATCGGAATATCAAAACGGTTGGAATTATAACCCGCAAGGTCACAATTTTCTAAGAACTGTTTGATCTCATTGGCCACCTGCTTAAAAGTAGGTGCATCTTTTACCATCTCATTGGTAATTCCATGAAGATCGCTGGAAACAACCGAAATAGGTATTTCAGGGTTCAGCAGTTTGCGCTTTACCAGTTTGCTTCCGTCAGTTCCAATTTTCACTATGGCAATCTCAACGATTCGATCAGTACTAAGATTGATACCAGTGGTTTCCAGGTCGATGATCGCTAATGGCTTTGATAATTGTAACATCAATTTTGATATTGGGTTAATTCGTAACCTTTTTTGCAAATGTAAGCATATCTATCCCATCATAGTTACCTGAGCTCATCAAAAGCAAATTGGCGTTTTGGTATGACTGTGACTGCAACCATTGTACCAGTTCCTCTTTTTGATTCAATACCGCCAGGTCTTTTTTACCAAATCCTTCCACCACTTTTTCCCTGGGCAAGGGTGGCATACGTTTCAACTCCAAGGCATGGCCCGAATAAAAAACAGCAGCCGCATCCGCTTTATCCATAGCTCCATTGTATTCCTTCATAAACTGCTCATTCAGGCTACTATAGGTATGCAGCTCCAATACCGCAATGAGTTTACGCTCAGGATATTGCTGCTTGACGGCCTCCATAGTGGCTTTTACTTTCGAAGGCGCATGGGCGAAGTCGCGGTATACGATCGTCTGGTCGTTTTTAGCCAACAACTCCAACCGCTTGGATGCGCCGGTAAAGCTGGCCATTGCCTGTACAAAGGCAACTTCATCAACACCCAATTCACGACAAGCATACCAGGCTGCATACAGGTTCATGAGGTTATGATCACCAAAAACCTGCAGGGCTCCACTATGTGTACCGATACTAACGGTTGTTATACCTTTTTCGATGGTATGAGGAGGTATATTATAGGGCTGGTAACGTAGATCCTGGCGCTTGTTTTCTTCTACCAGTTTCTTTAATACCGGATCGGTATCATTATAGATCAGTAAGCCACCCGGCTCTATTTTATTGATAAAAATTACGAATTGTTCCAGGTAAAAATCGAAGGTGGGAAATACATTGATATGATCCCACGCTATCCCGGTGAGAATAGCGATATGGGGAAATAAGAAATGGAACTTGGGCCTCTTCTCCAAGGTGCTCGCAGGATATTCATCCCCTTCACAAACTATAACGGGAGCATCTGTAATGTTCACCGACTGATCAAACCCTTCCAGCCTGGCCCCTACCAGGTAATCAAATGCTTTACCAGTGTTTTTAAGTACATGCATGATCATGGAAGTGGTAGTCGTTTTACCATGACTACCGCCTACCACTAACCTCGTCTTTTGTTGGCTTTCCTGGTAAATGTATTCGGGGAAGGAGTAAATAGTAAGTCCCAATTCACGGGCCCGCTGCAATTCCGGGTTATCACCTTTGGCATGCATGCCCAAAATAATGGCATCAATGCTTGTTGTAATCTTATCAGGAAACCAGCCTGTGGCTTCCGGCAAGATGCCTGCATTGGCCAGGTTAGACCGCGCTGGTTCAAATATTTCATCATCACTGCCAGTAACAATATATCCTTTCCTTTTGAGCGCCAGGGCCAGTTGGTGCATCACACTACCGCCGATGGCTATAAAGTGTACTTTCATATGCTAAGCCGAAAGATAAGATTTTAATCGTTTTATACCTTATCTGGTATATTTTACTATCTATGTAACAATAAATTATGCTGGTTTCCGGTCTTTTTATTGTGCAAAGACTCCTATTTTTTTGCATCCCCCACTTGCAAGAACCGAATTTAGTTTGTTTCTTTGACCCATCAAACGCAATCACGCTTACCCACTCCAATCCCTATCAATTTCCGTACTCATCCCCTCCTCTGAAGTAGCCTAATCCGCTCCTCTGAATTTCCTGATGATCCTCGTTTTTTTATCCCTTGAATCTCCCATTCATCAGGCTTATTCTCAAACCTAAATACCACAAAAATGAAACGGATTTTGACTATTGTCGCTTTGATCATTGCAATCAGTGTAACCATTACTTCCTGCACAGCTTCAAAGGGCGGCTGCAAATCAACACAAGGAATGGTTGGCTATCGCTAAGCAATCAGCTTCGAAAGATACTTTTTTCTGGACGGCATCACAGTTTGTGGTGCCTTTTTTTATTCCATTACCTTTTTAATATCATTTCGACCTTCATTTCGATTTCGACCGAAGGGAGAAATCTGCTATCGAAGTAAAAGATTGCCCCCACTCCGCAGGGACTGCTCTCATTGCTAAAAAGAAAAAAGCCCTCCTGGGAACAGGACGGCCTCTAACGATTGCTTGCCATATGAAAAAAACTTATTTCTTCGTTGTGTCCACTGCATGAGCAGTAGTATCTACAGCCTTAGCAGTAGTATCTACAGGAGCAGGAGCAGTAGTATCTGCAGTAGCAGGTGCAGTTGCAGTAGTATCTTTAGTTTCTGTACCAGTTCCACCGTCATTGCAAGATGCTACGAATGCGCCAATTGCTAAAACTAACAGGAGCTTTTTCATTTGTACCGTTTTTTGTTTTGTTAACAGATGATTTAAGGATTAATACGCGAAAGAGAAAAAGGTAACCTCCCCCTTTAAAAAAATTTGTAAATATTTTTTAAACCCCGGGAACACAGTACTTTGCGCAGGATTGACCCGCTATTCCTGCATTTAGCCGGATTTTTGGGTTACTTCTCATTAATTTGGGTATTAATAATACGGTTTTAAGTGAAAACAGATCCCCGGGAAATAGCTTTATTGGAAGGACTGGCAAAAGATGACCGACAAGCCATTGAGACCATTTACAAGCAGCACTATAATATGGTGCAGGCCTTGATAATCAATAACAATGGTTCAGCAGACGATGCACGGGACATTTTCCAGGAAGCCATGATCGTATTGTATGAGAAAGCCCGGTCCGGAACTTTTGAGCTCAACTGCCTGTTAAAGACCTATATCTATTCCGTTTGCCGCCGGTTGTGGCTCAAACGGCTTCAACAGCAGCAAAAATTCGTTCCGGAAATGGATAGCCTCAGCGAAACCGTAGCGGTAGAAGAAGAACTGGAGATGCATGGACAGCGAAATACCGAATTCCAGATGATGGAGAAAGCCATGCAACACCTGGGCGAACCCTGCCGGAGCTTGTTGGAAGCTTTCTATATCCAAAAAAGGAATATGCTTGACATTGCGGGCCATTTCGGGTACACTAATGCCGATAACGCCAAAAACCAGAAATACAAATGTTTAATGCGGTTAAAGAAGCTATTCTTTGCCGCCTACAAAAACAATACACCGTAATGGAAGAAATGCAATTACTGGATGCTGTAGAGCGCTACCTGGCCAATGAAATGCCTGCTGAAGAGCGGAATTTCTTTGAACAATTGCGCAAAACCAATCCGGAAGTAGACCAAATGGTGGTAGAACACTCTATGTTCCTCCAACAGATGGATCGCTTTAGTGATTGGAAACAATACAGATCCACCCTCAACGAAGTACATAGCCACCTGGTGGATACCGGTTCCATCAAAGACAAAGCGCCCAAAGCCACCATCGTTCAGCTTTGGAAGAAATATCAGCGCGTGGTAGCCGTAGCCGCGTCCATTGCCGGCATTACTGCCCTTACCATCAGCGCCATCGTTTATTATTTCGCTCCCAAACCTGTCTCCGAGATCCGCCTCCTGTCACAGGAACTTGATAAGGTAAAAATTTCCCAGCAACGCACCGATCAGAAAGTGAACACCGCACTTATGGAAAAATCAGCGCCCTACAGGCCTGTAGCCAATCCTAAAAGTGGCGGCACCGGTTTCCTGATCGATGGCAAGGGATACCTCGTTACCAGCGCCCATATTGTGGCAGATGCCGACTCCGTATATATTCAAAATATCAAGGGCGATTATTTCAAAGTATCTACCTTGTATATTAATAAGCTGACTGATATAGCCGTACTCAAAATTGTAGACAGCCGTTATCAACCTGTCAAATCATTGCCCTATGCCCTGCAAAAGAACACCGCAGACCTGGGCGAAGAAGTATTTACCATGGGTTTTCCACGTCCCAGTTCCGAGATCGTCTACAATAAAGGTTACCTGAGCGCCAAAACAGGTTATAATGGCGATACCACTACCTATCAGCTGGCCATTTCTGCCAACCCTGGTAATTCAGGTGGCCCCATCTTTAACCATAGTGGTGAAGTGATCGGTATTCTCAGTGGCAAACAAACCACGGCAGAAGGAGTCATATTCTCCAGCCGTACGAAGAATATCTTTACGGCCTTGCATGAGATCAGGAAGGACAGTACCAATGAAGACCGCATTAAGTTGTTATTGCCCTCTTCCATTAAAGGCCTTGACCGTGTACAGCAGATCAAGAAGATTGAAGACTGCATGTTCATGGTGATACGTTACTAAACAACAATCGCACTTTCGCTGACAAGAAAGCTCCGCATTCAACCGCGGAGCTTTCTTTTTGCCCACAACCCTGTGCTGACAACATGAAAAAGCGCCCCATATGGAGCGCTTCCTATATAATCCGTTTAAAATAATTCGAATCCCCGTAATCAACTTACTCCGTGTAATCAGCTCCACAACGCAGGAGGATATTCACCGGCATTTACCAGCTTTTCCAGGTTGGCCTTTACTTCAGGCGCATCTTCCTTATAGGTAACCCCAAACCAATCAGACGAAGTAGGAATCACTTTGATCACACCAGCCTTATCCTTAATGAACTGATCAGCCACAATAGGGATAAAGAACTCCGACTTAGCCTGTGTGCCACTTTCCTTCAGGAAGGTCCTGAAAAGACCCAGTGAGTAATCAAATACAGCAGGATCAAAACACCAAAAGTTCATCGATACACTGGAATCCCTGGGCAATTCTTTCGGTACAAAAGAATCATCTGTCAATATCTTACCATCCTTCATGACGATATTCAGGCGCTCAGCAATGGAAGCAAGATTACCTTGTACATCCACCTGGCATACACCACGGTTCACCGTTCCATTATCAGACAGGGTTTTCAGCAATTCATAGCCTATGATGGACCATACATTAGCTCGCACATCAGTAGTCAGGAATTTGTAAGCCTTCTCAAAAGCATCACGGCCGTAGAAATCATCCGCATTGATCACCGCAAATGGTTCTTTCACCGCATCTTTAGCGCACAACACCGCATGGGCAGTACCCCAGGGCTTCGTACGGTCGGCAGGCACCTCATAACCTTCTGTAAAGGCCTTCAGGTCCTGGTATACATAATCTATTTCAATACGGCCTTTCAGCCTTGGCTCTACAATTGCTTTGAAGTCTTCGGCAAAGTCCTTGCGGATGATAAATACTACTTTTTTGAATCCGGCACGGATAGCATCATAGATAGAATAATCCATGATCGTTTCGCCACCGGGACCAAAAGACTGGATCTGCTTCATACTTCCATAGCGGGAGGCCATACCGGCTGCTAATATTAATAAGGTTGGTTGCATTATCGTATTTTTAAAGATTCGGGCACGAAAATATAAAAATAAGCGATCAAAAGAAACCTTGTCAACGATTAATACATATCAACCTGTTGATTATACCAGGGCTGTTGTGCAACCATTACCTAACCAGGCCTGGCACGATAAGGATGTTTTTGTGGATGTACTGCGCCTGGATCTTATACATCCTGTGCTATCAGGCAATAAATGGTTCAAGCTGAAATACCACCTGCAACAAGCCAGGCAGGATCAAAAGAAAGGCATCCTCACTTTTGGCGGAGCATACTCC encodes:
- a CDS encoding nucleotidyltransferase family protein — translated: MQPTLLILAAGMASRYGSMKQIQSFGPGGETIMDYSIYDAIRAGFKKVVFIIRKDFAEDFKAIVEPRLKGRIEIDYVYQDLKAFTEGYEVPADRTKPWGTAHAVLCAKDAVKEPFAVINADDFYGRDAFEKAYKFLTTDVRANVWSIIGYELLKTLSDNGTVNRGVCQVDVQGNLASIAERLNIVMKDGKILTDDSFVPKELPRDSSVSMNFWCFDPAVFDYSLGLFRTFLKESGTQAKSEFFIPIVADQFIKDKAGVIKVIPTSSDWFGVTYKEDAPEVKANLEKLVNAGEYPPALWS
- a CDS encoding S1 family peptidase, translating into MFNAVKEAILCRLQKQYTVMEEMQLLDAVERYLANEMPAEERNFFEQLRKTNPEVDQMVVEHSMFLQQMDRFSDWKQYRSTLNEVHSHLVDTGSIKDKAPKATIVQLWKKYQRVVAVAASIAGITALTISAIVYYFAPKPVSEIRLLSQELDKVKISQQRTDQKVNTALMEKSAPYRPVANPKSGGTGFLIDGKGYLVTSAHIVADADSVYIQNIKGDYFKVSTLYINKLTDIAVLKIVDSRYQPVKSLPYALQKNTADLGEEVFTMGFPRPSSEIVYNKGYLSAKTGYNGDTTTYQLAISANPGNSGGPIFNHSGEVIGILSGKQTTAEGVIFSSRTKNIFTALHEIRKDSTNEDRIKLLLPSSIKGLDRVQQIKKIEDCMFMVIRY